The following are from one region of the Sorghum bicolor cultivar BTx623 chromosome 2, Sorghum_bicolor_NCBIv3, whole genome shotgun sequence genome:
- the LOC8054430 gene encoding probable cellulose synthase A catalytic subunit 6 [UDP-forming] yields the protein MEASAGLVAGSHNRNELVVIRRESGGAVGGGVGAARRAEAPCQICGDEVGVGFDGEPFVACNECAFPVCRACYEYERREGSQACPQCRTRYKRLKGCPRVAGDEEEDGVDDLEGEFGLQGGGPGGHEDDPQYVAESMLRAQMSYGRGGDAAHPNGFGHVVPNVPLLTNGQMVDDIPPEQHALVPSYMGGGGGGGKRIHPLPFADPNLPVQPRSMDPSKDLAAYGYGSVAWKERMEGWKQKQERLQHVRSEGGGDWDGDDADLPLMDEARQPLSRKVPISSSRINPYRMIIVIRLVVLGFFFHYRVMHPAKDAFALWLISVICEIWFAMSWILDQFPKWLPIERETYLDRLSLRFDKEGQPSQLAPIDFFVSTVDPSKEPPLVTANTVLSILSVDYPVEKVSCYVSDDGAAMLTFEALSETSEFAKKWVPFCKKFNLEPRAPEWYFQQKIDYLKDKVAASFVRERRAMKREYEEFKVRINALVAKAQKVPEEGWTMQDGSPWPGNNVRDHPGMIQVFLGQSGGRDVEGNELPRLVYVSREKRPGYNHHKKAGAMNALVRVSAVLSNAPYLLNLDCDHYINNSKAIKEAMCFMMDPLVGKKVCYVQFPQRFDGIDRHDRYANRNVVFFDINMKGLDGIQGPIYVGTGCVFRRQALYGYDAPKTKKPPSRTCNCWPKWCLSCCCSRNKNKKKTTKPKTEKKKRLFFKKAENPSPAYALGEIEEGAPGADVEKAGIVNQQKLEKKFGQSSVFVASTLLENGGTLRSASPASLLKEAIHVISCGYEDKTDWGKEIGWIYGSITEDILTGFKMHCHGWRSIYCIPKRPAFKGSAPLNLSDRLHQVLRWALGSVEIFFSKHCPLWYGYGGGLKFLERFSYINSIVYPWTSIPLLAYCTLPAICLLTGKFITPELTNVASIWFMALFICIAVTGILEMRWSGVAIDDWWRNEQFWVIGGVSAHLFAVFQGLLKVLAGIDTSFTVTSKAGDDEEFSELYTFKWTTLLIPPTTLLLLNFIGVVAGISNAINNGYESWGPLFGKLFFAFWVIIHLYPFLKGLVGRQNRTPTIVIVWSILLASIFSLLWVRIDPFLAKSDGPLLEECGLDCN from the exons ATGGAGGCGAGCGCGGGGCTGGTGGCCGGCTCGCACAACCGGAACGAGCTGGTGGTGATCCGCCGCGAGTCAGGCGGAGCCGTCGGCGGGGGTGTTGGAGCGGCGCGGCGGGCGGAGGCGCCGTGCCAGATATGCGGGGACGAGGTCGGGGTGGGCTTCGACGGGGAGCCCTTCGTGGCGTGCAACGAGTGCGCCTTCCCGGTGTGCCGCGCCTGCTACGAGTACGAGCGCCGTGAGGGGTCGCAGGCGTGCCCGCAGTGCCGGACACGGTACAAGCGCCTCAAGGGGTGCCCGCGCGTGGCgggcgacgaggaggaggacggcGTCGACGACCTGGAGGGCGAGTTCGGCCTGCAGGGCGGCGGCCCCGGCGGGCACGAGGATGACCCGCAGTACGTCGCGGAGTCCATGCTCAGGGCGCAGATGAGCTACGGCCGTGGCGGCGACGCGGCGCACCCCAACGGCTTCGGCCACGTCGTCCCCAATGTGCCGCTCCTCACCAACGGCCAGATG GTTGATGACATCCCGCCGGAGCAGCACGCGCTCGTGCCGTCCTacatgggcggcggcggcggcgggggcaaGAGGATCCACCCGCTCCCCTTCGCAGATCCCAACCTCCCAG TGCAACCGAGATCCATGGACCCGTCCAAGGATCTGGCCGCCTACGGCTACGGCAGCGTGGCCTGGAAGGAGAGGATGGAGGGCTGGAAGCAGAAGCAGGAGCGCCTGCAGCATGTCAGGAGCGAGGGAGGCGGTGATTGGGACGGCGACGACGCAGATCTGCCACT AATGGATGAAGCTCGACAGCCATTGTCCAGAAAAGTCCCAATATCATCAAGCCGAATCAATCCCTACAGGATGATTATTGTTATCCGGTTGGTGGTTTTGGGTTTCTTCTTCCACTACCGTGTGATGCATCCGGCGAAAGATGCATTTGCATTGTGGCTCATATCTGTTATCTGTGAAATCTGGTTTGCCATGTCCTGGATTCTTGATCAGTTCCCAAAGTGGCTTCCAATTGAGAGAGAGACCTACCTGGACCGTTTGTCACTAAG GTTTGACAAGGAAGGTCAACCCTCTCAGCTTGCTCCTATTGACTTCTTTGTCAGTACGGTTGATCCCTCAAAGGAACCTCCCTTGGTCACAGCGAACACTGTCCTTTCCATCCTTTCTGTGGATTATCCAGTTGAGAAGGTCTCCTGCTATGTTTCTGATGATGGTGCTGCAATGCTTACGTTTGAAGCATTGTCTGAAACATCTGAATTTGCAAAGAAATGGGTTCCTTTCTGCAAAAAGTTTAATCTTGAGCCTCGTGCTCCTGAGTGGTACTTCCAACAGAAGATAGACTACCTGAAAGACAAGGTTGCCGCTTCATTTGTTAGGGAGAGGAGGGCGATGAAG AGAGAATACGAGGAATTCAAGGTAAGGATCAATGCCTTGGTTGCAAAAGCCCAAAAGGTTCCCGAGGAAGGATGGACAATGCAAGATGGAAGCCCCTGGCCTGGAAACAACGTACGCGACCATCCTGGAATGATTCAG GTATTCCTTGGCCAAAGTGGTGGTCGTGATGTGGAAGGAAATGAGTTGCCTCGCCTCGTTTATGTCTCCAGAGAAAAGAGGCCAGGTTATAACCATCACAAGAAGGCTGGTGCCATGAATGCATTG GTCCGTGTCTCTGCTGTCTTATCAAATGCTCCGTACCTATTGAACTTGGATTGTGatcactacatcaacaatagcaAGGCCATAAAAGAGGCTATGTGTTTCATGATGGATCCTTTGGTGGGGAAGAAAGTGTGCTATGTCCAGTTCCCTCAGAGGTTTGATGGTATTGACCGTCATGATCGATACGCAAACAGGAACGTCGTCTTTTTTGAT ATCAACATGAAAGGTTTGGACGGTATTCAAGGACCCATCTATGTGGGTACTGGATGTGTTTTCAGACGGCAGGCACTGTATGGTTATGATGCTCCTAAAACGAAGAAGCCACCATCAAGAACTTGCAACTGCTGGCCCAAGTGGTGTCTCTCTTGCTGCTGCAGTAGGAACAAGAATAAAAAGAAGACTACAAAACCAAAGacagagaagaagaaaagactATTtttcaagaaagcagaaaacccTTCTCCTGCATATGCTTTGGGTGAAATTGAGGAAGGTGCTCCAG GTGCTGACGTTGAGAAGGCTGGAATTGTAAATCAACAGAAACTAGAAAAGAAATTTGGGCAGTCATCTGTTTTTGTTGCATCAACACTTCTTGAGAATGGTGGGACCCTGAGGAGTGCAAGTCCAGCTTCTCTTCTAAAGGAAGCTATACATGTAATCAGCTGCGGCTACGAAGACAAGACTGACTGGGGGAAAGAG ATTGGCTGGATTTATGGATCAATTACAGAGGATATCTTGACTGGATTTAAGATGCACTGCCATGGTTGGCGGTCTATTTACTGCATCCCGAAGCGGCCTGCATTCAAAGGTTCTGCACCTCTGAATCTTTCTGACCGGCTTCACCAGGTCCTTCGTTGGGCTCTTGGATCTGTTGAAATTTTCTTCAGCAAGCACTGCCCACTTTGGTACGGATATGGTGGCGGCCTAAAATTTTTGGAAAGGTTTTCTTACATCAACTCTATTGTATACCCATGGACATCCATTCCTCTCTTGGCTTACTGTACCTTGCCTGCCATCTGTCTGCTCACGGGGAAATTTATCACACCAGAG CTTACCAATGTCGCTAGTATCTGGTTCATGGCACTTTTCATCTGCATTGCTGTCACCGGCATCCTTGAAATGAGATGGAGTGGTGTGGCCATCGATGACTGGTGGAGAAACGAGCAGTTCTGGGTCATTGGAGGTGTTTCCGCACATCTCTTCGCGGTGTTCCAAGGCCTTCTCAAGGTCCTCGCCGGTATCGACAcgagcttcaccgtcacatcaaaggccggggacgacgaggaGTTCTCAGAGCTGTACACGTTCAAATGGACCACCCTGTTGATCCCTCCAACCACGCTTCTCCTGCTGAACTTCATCGGGGTCGTGGCTGGAATCTCGAACGCGATCAACAACGGGTACGAGTCATGGGGTCCTCTCTTCGGGAAGCTCTTCTTCGCGTTCTGGGTGATCATCCATCTGTACCCGTTCCTCAAGGGTCTGGTGGGACGGCAGAACCGGACGCCGACGATCGTGATCGTCTGGTCCATCCTGCTGGCCTCCATCTTCTCGCTCCTGTGGGTCCGCATCGACCCGTTCCTTGCCAAGAGCGATGGACCTCTTCTGGAGGAGTGTGGTCTGGACTGCAACTAA
- the LOC8054431 gene encoding uncharacterized protein LOC8054431 isoform X2, whose product MERMKKLCLGVTLLLFLLLVSAAHGARLPDAKDVAAAAAAAGDGERITVRTGHGHGYSSHSGGHPNGGTPEQGGAGVVDPRNNNARSHHRNGAASRALGYSSWLICTLVGGVVMMLLV is encoded by the exons ATGGAGAGGATGAAGAAACTTTGCCTTGGCGTCACCCTGCTTCTCTTCTTGCTCCTGGTGTCTGCTGCCCATGGAGCTCGGCTTCCTGATGCCAAGGACGTAGCAG cagcagcagcagcagcaggtgatGGCGAGAGGATCACGGTGAGGACAGGACATGGGCACGGCTACAGCAGCCACAGCGGCGGGCACCCGAACGGCGGCACGCCGGAGCAGGGCGGTGCAGGGGTTGTCGATCCTCGTAACAACAATGCTAGGAGCCACCACCGCAATGGCGCGGCGAGCAGGGCTCTTGGCTACTCTTCTTGGCTCATCTGCACGCTCGTTGGAGGAGTTGTTATGATGCTTCTTGTATGA
- the LOC8054431 gene encoding uncharacterized protein LOC8054431 isoform X3, producing MERMKKLCLGVTLLLFLLLVSAAHGARLPDAKDVAAAAAAGDGERITVRTGHGHGYSSHSGGHPNGGTPEQGGAGVVDPRNNNARSHHRNGAASRALGYSSWLICTLVGGVVMMLLV from the exons ATGGAGAGGATGAAGAAACTTTGCCTTGGCGTCACCCTGCTTCTCTTCTTGCTCCTGGTGTCTGCTGCCCATGGAGCTCGGCTTCCTGATGCCAAGGACGTAGCAG cagcagcagcagcaggtgatGGCGAGAGGATCACGGTGAGGACAGGACATGGGCACGGCTACAGCAGCCACAGCGGCGGGCACCCGAACGGCGGCACGCCGGAGCAGGGCGGTGCAGGGGTTGTCGATCCTCGTAACAACAATGCTAGGAGCCACCACCGCAATGGCGCGGCGAGCAGGGCTCTTGGCTACTCTTCTTGGCTCATCTGCACGCTCGTTGGAGGAGTTGTTATGATGCTTCTTGTATGA
- the LOC8054431 gene encoding uncharacterized protein LOC8054431 isoform X4 gives MERMKKLCLGVTLLLFLLLVSAAHGARLPDAKDVAAAGDGERITVRTGHGHGYSSHSGGHPNGGTPEQGGAGVVDPRNNNARSHHRNGAASRALGYSSWLICTLVGGVVMMLLV, from the exons ATGGAGAGGATGAAGAAACTTTGCCTTGGCGTCACCCTGCTTCTCTTCTTGCTCCTGGTGTCTGCTGCCCATGGAGCTCGGCTTCCTGATGCCAAGGACGTAGCAG cagcaggtgatGGCGAGAGGATCACGGTGAGGACAGGACATGGGCACGGCTACAGCAGCCACAGCGGCGGGCACCCGAACGGCGGCACGCCGGAGCAGGGCGGTGCAGGGGTTGTCGATCCTCGTAACAACAATGCTAGGAGCCACCACCGCAATGGCGCGGCGAGCAGGGCTCTTGGCTACTCTTCTTGGCTCATCTGCACGCTCGTTGGAGGAGTTGTTATGATGCTTCTTGTATGA
- the LOC8054431 gene encoding uncharacterized protein LOC8054431 isoform X5, translating into MERMKKLCLGVTLLLFLLLVSAAHGARLPDAKDVAAGDGERITVRTGHGHGYSSHSGGHPNGGTPEQGGAGVVDPRNNNARSHHRNGAASRALGYSSWLICTLVGGVVMMLLV; encoded by the exons ATGGAGAGGATGAAGAAACTTTGCCTTGGCGTCACCCTGCTTCTCTTCTTGCTCCTGGTGTCTGCTGCCCATGGAGCTCGGCTTCCTGATGCCAAGGACGTAGCAG caggtgatGGCGAGAGGATCACGGTGAGGACAGGACATGGGCACGGCTACAGCAGCCACAGCGGCGGGCACCCGAACGGCGGCACGCCGGAGCAGGGCGGTGCAGGGGTTGTCGATCCTCGTAACAACAATGCTAGGAGCCACCACCGCAATGGCGCGGCGAGCAGGGCTCTTGGCTACTCTTCTTGGCTCATCTGCACGCTCGTTGGAGGAGTTGTTATGATGCTTCTTGTATGA
- the LOC8054431 gene encoding uncharacterized protein LOC8054431 isoform X1: protein MERMKKLCLGVTLLLFLLLVSAAHGARLPDAKDVAAAAAAAAGDGERITVRTGHGHGYSSHSGGHPNGGTPEQGGAGVVDPRNNNARSHHRNGAASRALGYSSWLICTLVGGVVMMLLV, encoded by the exons ATGGAGAGGATGAAGAAACTTTGCCTTGGCGTCACCCTGCTTCTCTTCTTGCTCCTGGTGTCTGCTGCCCATGGAGCTCGGCTTCCTGATGCCAAGGACGTAGCAG cagcagcagcagcagcagcaggtgatGGCGAGAGGATCACGGTGAGGACAGGACATGGGCACGGCTACAGCAGCCACAGCGGCGGGCACCCGAACGGCGGCACGCCGGAGCAGGGCGGTGCAGGGGTTGTCGATCCTCGTAACAACAATGCTAGGAGCCACCACCGCAATGGCGCGGCGAGCAGGGCTCTTGGCTACTCTTCTTGGCTCATCTGCACGCTCGTTGGAGGAGTTGTTATGATGCTTCTTGTATGA